In Bacillus sp. NP247, one DNA window encodes the following:
- the argR gene encoding arginine repressor ArgR: MNKGQRHIKIREIIANKEIETQDELVDILRNVGFNVTQATVSRDIKELHLVKVPLHDGRYKYSLPADQRFNPLQKLKRNLVDSFVKLDTAGHMLVLKTLPGNAHSLGALIDHLEWDEIVGTICGDDTCLIICRTPEDTGVVSDRFLNML; the protein is encoded by the coding sequence ATGAATAAAGGTCAGCGCCATATTAAAATCAGGGAAATTATTGCGAACAAAGAAATTGAAACACAAGATGAACTAGTTGATATTTTACGTAATGTGGGGTTTAATGTAACGCAAGCAACAGTATCGCGCGATATTAAAGAACTGCACTTAGTGAAGGTACCATTACATGATGGTCGCTATAAATATAGCTTGCCAGCAGATCAACGATTTAATCCGTTGCAAAAATTAAAACGAAATCTAGTGGATTCATTTGTAAAATTAGACACGGCAGGACATATGCTGGTGCTAAAAACATTGCCTGGTAACGCTCATTCACTTGGGGCACTTATTGATCATTTAGAGTGGGATGAGATCGTTGGAACCATTTGTGGTGATGATACTTGCTTAATTATTTGCCGTACACCTGAAGATACAGGTGTTGTCTCTGATCGTTTCTTAAATATGCTGTAA
- the spo0A gene encoding sporulation transcription factor Spo0A — MEKIKVCLVDDNKELVSMLESYVAAQDDMEVIGIAYNGQECLNLLKEKQPDILVLDIIMPHLDGLAVLEKMRHIERLRQPSVIMLTAFGQEDVTKKAVDLGASYFILKPFDMENLTSHIRQVSGKESATIKRPLPSFRSATTIDGKPKNLDASITSIIHEIGVPAHIKGYMYLREAISMVYNDIELLGSITKVLYPDIAKKYNTTASRVERAIRHAIEVAWSRGNIDSISSLFGYTVSMSKAKPTNSEFIAMVADKLRLEHKAS; from the coding sequence GTGGAGAAAATTAAAGTATGTCTTGTGGATGATAATAAAGAATTGGTATCGATGCTAGAGAGCTATGTTGCTGCCCAAGATGATATGGAAGTTATCGGAATTGCTTACAATGGTCAAGAATGTTTAAACTTATTGAAAGAGAAGCAGCCTGATATACTCGTTTTGGACATTATTATGCCACATTTAGATGGTCTAGCTGTGCTAGAGAAAATGCGACATATTGAAAGGTTAAGACAACCTAGCGTTATTATGTTGACAGCATTCGGACAAGAAGATGTGACGAAAAAAGCGGTTGATTTAGGGGCATCATATTTCATATTAAAACCATTTGATATGGAGAATTTAACAAGTCATATTCGTCAAGTTAGTGGTAAGGAAAGTGCTACTATTAAACGTCCATTACCATCTTTCCGATCAGCAACAACGATCGATGGAAAACCGAAAAACTTAGATGCGAGTATTACAAGTATCATTCATGAAATTGGTGTACCCGCTCATATTAAAGGGTACATGTACTTACGAGAAGCAATCTCTATGGTGTACAATGATATCGAATTACTAGGGTCTATTACTAAAGTATTATATCCAGATATCGCAAAGAAATATAATACAACAGCAAGTCGTGTTGAGCGCGCAATCCGTCACGCAATTGAAGTAGCTTGGAGCCGTGGGAATATTGATTCTATTTCGTCCTTATTTGGTTATACAGTATCCATGTCAAAAGCAAAACCTACGAATTCCGAGTTCATCGCAATGGTTGCGGATAAGCTGAGACTTGAACATAAGGCTTCGTAA
- the recN gene encoding DNA repair protein RecN: MLSELSIRNFAIIEALNISFQKGLTVLSGETGAGKSIIIDAISLLVGGRGSAEFVRYGTEKAEIEGLFYVEDDKHPCIAKAEELDIEIEDGMIILKRDIAANGKSVCRVNGKLVTLSILKEIGKTLVDIHGQHETQDLMNEERHMFMLDHFDGNRIVKQLDIYQNVYTDYEKLKKQLKSLSENEQQMAHRLDLIQFQHEEIRKADLKMDEEYELTEERLKISNFEKIYKALGDAYRSLSGDGQGLDHVRNAMGQMESITHLDEAYQENHDSIANSYYLLEEVAYQLREKLDMMEYDPKRLDEIETRLNEIRMLKRKYGNTVEEILAYADKIEQEIFTIENKDVHIETTRKQLTKLESVIVKEATLLSTMRHELADHLTSAIHQELKELYMEKTKFEVRIMKRVGNVEEPLVEGTPVKLTADGYDHVEFYISTNPGEPLKPLSKVASGGELSRIILALKSIFSKHQGVASVIFDEVDTGVSGRVAQAIAEKIYRVSVNSQVLCITHLPQVASMADSHLFIRKQVANDRTITSVTVLSTDEKVTEIARMISGVEITDLTTEHAKELLTQAHHFKQTAEAIQ, encoded by the coding sequence TTGTTATCGGAATTATCGATCAGAAACTTTGCTATTATTGAGGCATTAAATATTTCTTTTCAAAAAGGTTTAACCGTTTTAAGTGGTGAAACAGGAGCTGGAAAATCTATTATTATTGATGCAATTAGTTTGCTTGTTGGTGGCCGTGGTTCAGCAGAATTTGTTCGATATGGAACAGAAAAGGCTGAGATAGAAGGATTATTCTATGTAGAGGATGACAAGCATCCATGTATCGCAAAGGCAGAAGAGTTAGATATAGAAATAGAAGATGGCATGATTATTTTGAAGCGTGACATCGCTGCGAACGGAAAAAGTGTCTGTCGTGTAAATGGGAAACTTGTTACACTCAGCATATTAAAAGAGATTGGAAAAACGCTAGTTGATATTCATGGACAGCATGAAACACAAGATTTAATGAATGAAGAGCGTCATATGTTTATGCTTGATCATTTTGATGGAAATCGCATTGTTAAACAATTGGACATATATCAAAATGTATATACAGACTATGAGAAGTTAAAAAAACAGCTGAAATCTTTGAGTGAAAATGAACAACAAATGGCCCATCGTCTAGATTTAATTCAATTCCAACATGAAGAAATTCGTAAGGCGGATTTAAAAATGGATGAAGAATATGAATTGACTGAGGAACGATTAAAAATCTCTAATTTTGAAAAGATTTATAAAGCATTAGGAGATGCGTATCGTTCGTTAAGTGGAGACGGACAGGGATTAGATCACGTAAGAAATGCAATGGGACAAATGGAGAGTATTACGCACTTAGATGAAGCGTATCAAGAAAATCATGATTCTATTGCAAATAGTTATTACTTATTAGAAGAAGTTGCATACCAGCTTAGAGAAAAGTTAGATATGATGGAATATGATCCGAAACGTCTAGATGAAATTGAAACACGTTTGAATGAAATCCGTATGTTAAAGAGAAAGTATGGAAATACTGTAGAAGAGATTTTAGCGTATGCTGATAAAATTGAACAAGAAATTTTTACGATTGAAAATAAAGACGTACATATTGAAACGACGAGAAAGCAGTTAACGAAATTAGAAAGTGTTATTGTAAAAGAAGCAACGTTGTTAAGTACTATGCGTCATGAGCTTGCAGATCATCTTACAAGCGCTATTCATCAAGAATTAAAAGAACTATATATGGAAAAAACGAAATTTGAAGTGAGAATTATGAAGAGGGTAGGAAATGTAGAAGAACCTCTCGTGGAAGGAACACCGGTAAAACTTACGGCGGATGGCTACGATCATGTGGAATTTTATATTTCAACGAATCCGGGTGAACCTTTAAAGCCACTTTCAAAGGTCGCTTCTGGCGGAGAGTTATCTCGTATTATTTTAGCTTTAAAAAGCATTTTTTCTAAGCATCAAGGTGTTGCATCTGTTATTTTTGATGAAGTGGATACGGGTGTGAGTGGTCGGGTGGCACAGGCTATTGCGGAAAAAATTTATCGTGTATCAGTAAACTCGCAAGTACTTTGTATTACGCACTTACCTCAAGTAGCTTCAATGGCGGACTCTCATTTATTTATTAGAAAACAAGTGGCGAATGATCGGACGATTACATCGGTTACCGTGTTAAGTACGGATGAAAAAGTAACAGAAATTGCTCGAATGATTTCTGGTGTTGAAATTACAGATTTAACGACAGAGCATGCGAAAGAGTTACTTACGCAAGCGCATCATTTCAAACAGACAGCAGAGGCTATCCAGTAA
- the spoIVB gene encoding SpoIVB peptidase, with amino-acid sequence MNKLKLERFRKIIGLCLLVSLVFIGCFKPLRTFISSPKQLVVFEGQQSEIASLPVFKAASTNRNVFTVSSNEQELMVNSHQNGEADMVFQLAGFPVKKVNVKVLKDFKVIPGGQSIGVKLNTKGVLVVGHHLIQTEKGKVSPGETAGVQIGDMITEINGKTIERMSDVAPFIHNSGETGEPLNLVLLRDGKYIRAKLTPQKDNGESSYRIGLYIRDSAAGIGTMTFVHPDSMKYGALGHVISDNDTKKPIQVEDGQIMRSTVTSIERGSHGNPGEKLARFSPDREVIGNITINSPYGIFGKLNTNMTNGIMDKAMPIALSHQVKEGPAKILTVIDQDKVEAFDIEVVSTVPQKFPATKGMVIKVTDKRLLAKTGGIVQGMSGSPIVQNGKVIGAVTHVFVNDPTSGYGVHIEWMLHEAGINIYDQEKKAS; translated from the coding sequence GTGAACAAATTGAAATTAGAAAGATTTCGAAAAATAATAGGTCTTTGTCTCCTTGTTTCTCTAGTTTTTATTGGATGTTTTAAACCGCTTCGAACGTTTATTTCATCGCCGAAGCAACTTGTTGTTTTTGAAGGACAACAATCAGAAATAGCATCATTACCAGTTTTTAAGGCTGCATCTACAAATCGTAATGTATTTACTGTAAGTTCAAATGAACAAGAACTTATGGTGAATTCTCATCAAAATGGTGAAGCTGATATGGTGTTTCAACTTGCTGGTTTTCCAGTGAAAAAAGTAAACGTGAAAGTATTAAAAGATTTTAAAGTTATTCCAGGTGGACAATCGATTGGTGTAAAATTGAACACAAAAGGTGTACTTGTTGTAGGCCATCATTTAATTCAAACTGAAAAGGGTAAAGTATCTCCTGGTGAAACAGCTGGTGTACAGATTGGAGATATGATTACTGAAATCAATGGTAAAACAATTGAAAGAATGAGTGATGTAGCACCATTTATTCATAATAGTGGAGAAACAGGTGAACCGCTTAATCTTGTTTTATTAAGAGATGGAAAATATATTCGTGCTAAGCTAACACCACAAAAAGACAATGGTGAATCCTCTTACCGAATTGGACTGTATATTCGTGATTCAGCAGCTGGTATCGGAACGATGACATTTGTACATCCAGATTCTATGAAATATGGAGCGCTTGGTCATGTAATTTCTGATAATGATACAAAAAAGCCAATTCAAGTAGAAGATGGACAAATTATGCGTTCGACAGTAACGTCTATTGAAAGAGGAAGTCACGGGAACCCGGGAGAAAAATTAGCAAGATTTTCACCGGATCGTGAAGTGATTGGTAATATTACAATAAATAGCCCGTATGGTATTTTTGGGAAATTAAACACAAATATGACAAACGGCATAATGGATAAAGCAATGCCTATCGCATTATCCCATCAAGTAAAAGAAGGGCCAGCGAAAATATTAACAGTTATTGATCAAGATAAGGTGGAAGCGTTTGATATTGAAGTTGTTAGTACGGTACCACAAAAGTTCCCGGCTACAAAAGGTATGGTTATAAAAGTGACAGATAAACGTTTACTAGCAAAAACGGGTGGTATTGTACAAGGAATGAGTGGAAGTCCGATTGTGCAAAATGGGAAAGTAATTGGTGCGGTTACACATGTATTTGTAAATGATCCAACGTCAGGATACGGTGTTCATATTGAATGGATGTTACATGAGGCTGGAATTAATATTTATGATCAAGAGAAAAAAGCGAGCTAA